A portion of the Luxibacter massiliensis genome contains these proteins:
- a CDS encoding aminopeptidase: MNRNGVMNMEYPIGIEMTGSYLSYEVQRAAMKLVRDVMLIKPEESVVITADTSTDMRVVEAVMGAAYTIGANPVLIKYPTTGRAFEEPYLPIANAVAAADVWIEFAYYCVMHSPCFQKAIANGARYTCLCGMDTIMLANTIGKVRYDVLVEFGEYLTKKVQSSNEIIVKDANGTDLKAYNRGRKVKHSGQPATKKGYPVMLGGQVSWCPVEETIEGTLVFDAALFPPSEIGLLKEPVRLKLKEGRVTEITGGAQAQIFEKWLASFDDPNMYRLAHYSIGFNPGVRKATGRIVEDERIFGCIEFGIGSQGASLMGAFWDAASHTDGVISKPTIILDGEILEEDGVYKEETCISYCKKLGIADYE; the protein is encoded by the coding sequence TTGAATAGAAATGGAGTGATGAATATGGAATATCCTATTGGCATAGAGATGACAGGCTCTTATTTATCTTATGAAGTACAGAGGGCCGCAATGAAACTGGTGAGAGATGTCATGCTCATAAAGCCAGAAGAGTCAGTTGTAATTACAGCAGACACTTCTACAGATATGAGAGTAGTGGAGGCGGTGATGGGGGCAGCTTATACCATCGGCGCAAATCCTGTCCTGATTAAATACCCAACTACAGGGAGGGCATTTGAAGAACCTTATCTGCCCATAGCCAATGCGGTGGCAGCGGCAGACGTATGGATTGAGTTTGCTTACTATTGTGTTATGCATTCTCCGTGTTTTCAAAAAGCAATAGCAAATGGAGCCAGGTATACTTGCTTGTGTGGTATGGATACGATTATGCTGGCTAATACCATAGGTAAAGTAAGATATGACGTACTGGTTGAATTCGGAGAGTATCTGACAAAAAAAGTCCAGTCCTCCAATGAAATTATTGTTAAAGATGCAAATGGAACTGACTTAAAAGCTTATAACAGGGGAAGAAAAGTAAAGCATTCAGGGCAGCCTGCCACTAAGAAGGGGTATCCGGTTATGTTGGGCGGACAGGTGAGCTGGTGCCCGGTGGAGGAGACGATAGAAGGAACATTAGTTTTTGACGCTGCACTATTTCCGCCAAGTGAAATTGGGTTATTAAAGGAACCTGTCAGGCTTAAACTTAAGGAAGGACGGGTGACAGAAATAACGGGGGGAGCTCAGGCTCAGATATTTGAGAAATGGCTGGCATCCTTCGATGATCCCAATATGTACCGCCTGGCTCATTATTCTATTGGATTTAATCCGGGTGTGCGAAAAGCTACAGGCAGAATTGTAGAGGATGAGAGAATTTTTGGATGTATAGAATTCGGCATCGGAAGCCAGGGGGCCAGTTTAATGGGAGCTTTCTGGGATGCCGCGTCACATACAGACGGGGTGATTTCTAAACCAACGATTATTCTGGATGGAGAAATACTGGAAGAAGATGGTGTATACAAGGAAGAAACATGCATTTCATACTGCAAAAAACTGGGGATTGCAGATTATGAATAG
- a CDS encoding M29 family metallopeptidase, whose amino-acid sequence MEYPIGIEMAPDYLSYEVSKAAYKLVKEVMLVEPGENVVVTGDTSTDKRVLDAIMNAAYIVGANPVLVYVPTNEKAYAEPIAPLGNAVAVADVWIELSYSSIMLCESWRKAIDFGCRYINLTGMDVTMIVNCIGKVDVARVVELGEALKAKMEAGNEIIIKDDNGTYLTAKNEGRPVRHSGQLATFKGYPFMMCGQISWCPIEETINGKLVFDAAIFPPTDMGILSGNVELTLENGRVTKIEGGKDADRFSAWLHSFDDPNMFRLAHYSLGFNPGVSKATGRIVEDERIFGCMEFGIGSQGKMIRGSYWTAASHTDGVVSKPSIILDGVAIEENGKYVDPELADICKRMGVAGY is encoded by the coding sequence ATGGAATACCCAATTGGAATTGAGATGGCCCCCGATTACTTATCTTATGAGGTGAGCAAAGCAGCCTACAAACTTGTGAAAGAGGTTATGCTGGTGGAACCAGGTGAGAATGTTGTTGTTACAGGAGACACCTCTACAGATAAAAGAGTTCTGGATGCAATTATGAATGCAGCATATATTGTAGGAGCTAATCCGGTTCTGGTTTACGTGCCAACTAATGAAAAGGCTTATGCAGAGCCGATTGCACCTCTCGGCAATGCAGTGGCAGTGGCAGACGTATGGATTGAGCTGTCTTATTCTTCTATAATGCTCTGTGAATCATGGAGAAAGGCAATTGATTTTGGATGCCGTTATATCAACCTTACAGGCATGGATGTTACGATGATTGTAAATTGCATTGGAAAGGTAGATGTGGCCAGAGTTGTAGAACTTGGTGAGGCGCTGAAGGCTAAGATGGAGGCCGGCAATGAAATTATTATCAAGGATGATAATGGAACCTATCTCACAGCAAAGAATGAGGGCAGGCCGGTTCGTCATTCAGGCCAGCTTGCTACATTCAAGGGATATCCGTTTATGATGTGCGGACAGATTAGCTGGTGTCCGATTGAAGAGACAATCAATGGAAAGCTGGTATTTGATGCTGCGATTTTCCCCCCCACGGATATGGGGATTTTGTCTGGGAACGTAGAATTAACCTTGGAGAACGGGAGAGTTACTAAGATTGAGGGCGGCAAGGATGCTGATAGGTTCAGCGCATGGCTGCATTCATTTGATGACCCCAATATGTTCCGCCTTGCACATTATTCATTAGGATTTAATCCGGGAGTTTCAAAGGCTACAGGACGCATTGTGGAGGATGAAAGAATTTTTGGATGTATGGAATTTGGCATTGGAAGCCAGGGCAAAATGATCCGCGGAAGCTACTGGACGGCTGCATCCCATACAGACGGTGTTGTATCCAAGCCATCTATTATACTTGATGGAGTTGCGATTGAGGAAAACGGTAAATATGTGGATCCGGAACTGGCAGACATCTGTAAACGGATGGGTGTTGCAGGCTATTAA
- a CDS encoding LysR family transcriptional regulator codes for MLDLKLDTFLILCETRNYTQTASRLNITQPAVTQHIKYLENYYQAKLLYYDEKRRLHLTSQGKLLQSYAQTIKSDSQILERLLKSPPEQPEELKLGTLTTTGESLVPHIIAEYLKKYPNKKVSMYLGEADALLQQLKSGRIQLCIIDSYCSPQEYESRELFETNTICVCSPQHPLAGQTVNFEDLNKYRLIFRENDTNSHRNLMHILHAHNQDIDSFQSYVEVGTINTVQKMVMENIGISFIYGFVVQENLYNGSLSQIHIRNFSSHSMFNFVWMKDSFFTPANLKVLEICKEVINSPFFCGSSNPDSK; via the coding sequence ATGTTAGATTTAAAATTAGATACTTTTCTTATATTGTGCGAAACAAGAAACTATACTCAAACGGCCAGCCGGCTCAATATTACGCAGCCGGCAGTCACTCAGCATATCAAATATCTTGAAAATTATTACCAGGCCAAACTTCTGTATTATGACGAGAAACGCCGCCTGCATTTAACAAGCCAGGGTAAACTCCTTCAGTCATATGCACAGACAATCAAGTCTGATTCCCAAATCCTGGAAAGACTGCTTAAGTCACCGCCTGAACAGCCGGAAGAATTAAAGCTAGGTACTCTGACTACTACAGGAGAATCTCTTGTCCCCCACATTATAGCGGAATATTTAAAAAAATACCCCAACAAGAAGGTGAGTATGTACTTAGGGGAGGCCGATGCACTGCTCCAACAGTTAAAATCAGGACGGATTCAGCTCTGCATTATTGACTCTTACTGCTCCCCCCAGGAATATGAGAGCAGGGAGCTCTTTGAAACCAATACTATATGTGTCTGTTCACCTCAGCATCCTCTGGCAGGACAGACAGTCAACTTTGAAGATTTGAATAAGTACCGCCTTATTTTCCGTGAAAATGATACAAACTCCCACCGTAACCTAATGCATATACTTCATGCACATAATCAGGATATAGACAGTTTCCAGTCCTATGTTGAAGTAGGGACAATCAATACCGTACAGAAGATGGTTATGGAGAATATAGGCATCTCTTTTATCTATGGTTTTGTAGTCCAGGAAAATCTATATAACGGTTCCCTCAGCCAGATACATATCCGTAACTTTTCTTCTCATTCTATGTTTAATTTTGTCTGGATGAAGGATAGTTTTTTTACCCCGGCTAACCTGAAGGTTCTGGAAATATGTAAAGAGGTGATCAATTCCCCCTTTTTTTGTGGGAGTTCTAACCCCGATTCTAAATAA
- a CDS encoding OPT/YSL family transporter, which produces MRESESKAGQPKFEKIRFYELGTIIFGSILAVLSGIICMQIMGKVGVSANTSILGAVFAMLISKIPMTLFGKFKSLERQNYIQTIVSGAGFSAANCAFVAVAILFVMGETKAIMPMAIGCIFGTVISVYTVGSLFDSQLFPAKEAWAPGVATAEVLEAGDEGGDKAKRVIQGIVVGIVGSIFKLPVGAVGIVFIANIVSMLALGIGLLIRGYAAPLTGFDLGATNIPQGFMVGAGLIALVQSVVSIYQSSSKKKGAQAARQEAEEGLTVSANKTKGTLIGALLTHVAGGVFVGVICGIFTGMSPVKMVLWVLWTAFASVASMIIIGKAAMYSGWFPGFAVTTIFMTMGVLMGFSPIAVAVLTGYISSVGPCFADMGYDLKTGWIIRGKSKNPEYEVYGRKQQVYIEMLGVVIGIIVVIFFADMTLKDGLIPATSVVFATTAEMGSNMALLKELMIWAIPGAIIQIIGRKYMFGVLLATGLLINNPIYGIGVIVAVIFRKIVGDEFMNCRDAGLIAGDGLYSFFSSLIKMFI; this is translated from the coding sequence ATGAGAGAGAGCGAATCCAAGGCAGGACAGCCTAAATTTGAAAAAATCCGTTTTTATGAACTGGGCACAATTATTTTTGGCTCAATTCTAGCTGTTTTATCGGGGATTATCTGTATGCAGATAATGGGGAAGGTCGGCGTATCCGCCAATACATCTATATTAGGCGCTGTATTTGCAATGCTGATATCAAAGATACCGATGACATTGTTCGGTAAATTTAAAAGTCTGGAGCGGCAGAACTATATACAGACGATTGTATCCGGCGCGGGGTTTTCGGCTGCAAATTGTGCTTTTGTGGCAGTTGCGATTCTGTTTGTCATGGGAGAGACGAAAGCGATCATGCCTATGGCAATCGGATGTATTTTTGGTACGGTTATTTCTGTTTATACGGTAGGTTCTTTATTTGATTCACAGCTTTTTCCTGCAAAGGAGGCGTGGGCGCCAGGGGTAGCTACAGCCGAGGTTTTGGAAGCAGGGGATGAAGGCGGAGATAAGGCAAAGCGTGTAATCCAGGGAATCGTAGTGGGTATTGTGGGAAGTATTTTTAAGCTTCCTGTAGGGGCAGTAGGTATTGTGTTTATTGCGAATATTGTTTCTATGCTGGCCCTGGGGATTGGACTGTTAATCCGTGGATATGCTGCTCCACTTACAGGATTTGACCTAGGGGCGACTAACATCCCGCAAGGATTTATGGTAGGCGCGGGTTTGATTGCGCTGGTACAGTCGGTTGTTTCAATTTATCAGAGTTCTTCTAAAAAGAAAGGTGCTCAAGCTGCAAGGCAGGAGGCTGAGGAGGGCCTGACAGTTTCTGCGAATAAAACAAAGGGGACTTTGATCGGAGCTCTTCTGACTCACGTGGCCGGAGGTGTGTTTGTAGGTGTTATCTGCGGCATTTTTACAGGAATGTCACCTGTTAAGATGGTTTTGTGGGTACTGTGGACTGCGTTTGCATCTGTAGCTTCTATGATTATTATTGGAAAAGCAGCCATGTATTCAGGATGGTTTCCGGGATTTGCAGTTACCACAATCTTTATGACAATGGGCGTTTTAATGGGATTTTCTCCAATTGCTGTAGCAGTCCTGACAGGTTATATCAGCTCTGTAGGCCCATGTTTTGCTGATATGGGGTATGATCTGAAAACGGGATGGATCATCAGGGGGAAAAGTAAGAATCCTGAGTATGAAGTCTATGGAAGGAAGCAGCAAGTATATATAGAAATGCTGGGGGTTGTAATAGGGATTATTGTAGTGATTTTCTTTGCCGATATGACTCTCAAAGACGGCTTGATTCCTGCCACAAGCGTGGTGTTTGCAACAACTGCTGAGATGGGAAGCAATATGGCTCTTTTAAAAGAACTTATGATTTGGGCAATCCCTGGGGCAATTATACAGATAATTGGAAGAAAATATATGTTTGGCGTCCTATTGGCGACAGGCCTGTTAATTAATAATCCAATCTATGGAATCGGCGTTATTGTTGCAGTTATTTTTAGGAAGATTGTCGGAGACGAATTTATGAACTGCCGTGATGCGGGCCTCATAGCTGGGGATGGCCTGTACAGTTTCTTCTCAAGTCTTATAAAAATGTTTATATAG
- a CDS encoding DUF1700 domain-containing protein, whose amino-acid sequence MTQKEFLDELRRALENDLTGNAVQDNVEYYRQYISEEIQKGKEEAEVLEELGDPWVIARTVIDALNGTDQSTVYREGSAGRSKYEEGERGRRENQQPHISGIGKLWRRFLLILAVIMVIMVIFAIISGLISILAPLLIPLFLVVIIARFLGNRRP is encoded by the coding sequence ATGACACAGAAGGAATTTCTAGACGAATTGCGCAGGGCCTTGGAGAATGACCTGACGGGAAATGCGGTACAGGACAATGTAGAGTATTATAGGCAATATATATCGGAAGAAATACAGAAGGGGAAAGAAGAGGCAGAAGTACTGGAGGAACTGGGGGATCCATGGGTTATTGCCAGAACAGTCATTGATGCCCTGAATGGCACGGATCAGTCTACTGTATATCGGGAAGGCAGTGCAGGTAGAAGTAAATATGAAGAAGGGGAGAGAGGCCGGAGGGAGAACCAGCAGCCTCATATATCAGGAATTGGAAAATTGTGGAGAAGGTTTCTGCTTATATTGGCCGTTATTATGGTAATCATGGTGATTTTTGCCATTATCTCAGGCTTGATAAGTATTCTGGCGCCCTTACTTATACCTTTATTTCTTGTTGTTATAATAGCTCGCTTTTTGGGAAACAGGCGGCCGTGA
- a CDS encoding carbon-nitrogen hydrolase family protein gives MLKLGIVQMSVREGMVDENCRKAREFVKRYAEDDIDLLCFPELCISGYNFERAASSDREAEFFSELAAEYHIAILAGIQIAEGKRHYDVACLWNEEGRLLGEYRKIHLWATENDFFEKGDKLVTVPFKGWNIGMLICADYGFPELSTPLAQKLDADVILYPSAWGAGWEDLFSTCSKMRAAENQVYTVALNRACGDMEYCGNTTVSNPDGTVLLRMETLGEAYARVVLEKKKLKEAREAIPWRNMKRYDVYNKLI, from the coding sequence ATGCTGAAGCTCGGAATTGTGCAGATGTCTGTCCGTGAAGGAATGGTAGATGAGAACTGTAGGAAAGCCAGAGAGTTTGTAAAACGCTATGCAGAGGACGATATTGATTTACTTTGTTTTCCTGAGTTGTGTATCAGCGGATATAATTTTGAAAGGGCGGCATCATCAGATAGAGAAGCTGAATTTTTTTCGGAACTGGCGGCAGAATATCATATTGCTATTCTGGCGGGAATACAGATTGCAGAAGGGAAGCGTCACTATGATGTAGCCTGTCTATGGAACGAAGAAGGCAGGTTACTGGGAGAATACCGCAAAATTCATCTCTGGGCTACAGAGAATGATTTTTTTGAAAAAGGAGATAAGCTGGTAACGGTTCCTTTTAAAGGGTGGAATATTGGGATGCTGATCTGTGCAGATTATGGATTTCCTGAACTCTCTACGCCCCTTGCCCAAAAACTGGATGCAGATGTGATCCTTTATCCCAGCGCATGGGGGGCAGGCTGGGAAGACTTGTTTTCTACCTGCAGTAAAATGAGAGCGGCGGAGAATCAAGTATATACGGTCGCACTTAACAGGGCATGCGGGGATATGGAATATTGTGGAAATACAACGGTTTCAAACCCGGATGGGACAGTGCTCCTCAGAATGGAGACACTAGGTGAGGCATATGCAAGAGTGGTGTTGGAGAAGAAGAAGCTAAAGGAAGCCAGGGAAGCGATTCCATGGAGAAATATGAAAAGATATGATGTTTATAACAAATTAATTTAA
- a CDS encoding OPT/YSL family transporter codes for MSGQTNRTPEHPSAFSPSILILNIILSVLGAIIGLELIVRIGISTNTSIVGALFAIILSRIPIGIFKKYRNIHAQNLVQTAISGATFSAANSLILPIGIPYLMGDPGLVVPMLVGVLLATIIDATILYKTFDTPMFPAEEPWPPGIAAAETILAVVNKGKKAMLLIVGMGIGAVGKAFGIPTDLLGVTWIGDMWALGAFGVGALVIGVSTDQGFPVNQYYVPHGIMIGAGLVALIQVGVMLFKKDDGKSSVAGRFTSSISDMRGALVKGYIAYVVVAIGLAVVAGLYTQMSVPQLIIWVIYAAFSAIASELIVGMSAMHSGWFPGFATALIFLLVGMMMGFPRLPLGILAGYTAATGPAFSDMAYDLKCGYILRGRGADPEFERIGRKQQFMAETMSFFVAFAVVLVMWNTYFQQDLMAPVARTFVTTIDAGSSPEIAKWLIIFAIPGAILQFVGGAKKQLGVLFATGLLVGSTITGITVIAALIIRIIVVKTKGEEGQSILYILGAGAIAGSAIYSFFTSTLQLGKKRS; via the coding sequence ATGAGTGGACAGACAAATAGAACTCCAGAGCATCCATCAGCATTTAGTCCGTCTATATTAATATTAAATATTATTTTGTCAGTTTTGGGAGCAATTATTGGACTTGAGCTAATTGTAAGGATAGGAATCAGCACAAATACATCTATTGTAGGTGCATTATTTGCAATTATCCTTTCCAGAATCCCAATTGGAATATTTAAGAAGTACAGAAATATCCATGCCCAGAATCTTGTCCAGACAGCAATTTCAGGGGCGACATTCTCGGCTGCCAACAGTTTGATACTGCCCATAGGGATCCCTTATCTGATGGGTGATCCGGGTCTGGTTGTCCCTATGCTGGTGGGTGTATTGCTGGCGACAATTATCGATGCCACCATTTTGTATAAGACTTTTGATACACCTATGTTTCCGGCGGAGGAACCGTGGCCGCCAGGGATTGCTGCGGCAGAAACAATTCTCGCAGTGGTCAACAAGGGAAAGAAAGCTATGCTCCTCATTGTAGGAATGGGGATTGGCGCTGTAGGGAAGGCTTTTGGCATACCGACGGATCTTCTGGGAGTAACCTGGATCGGAGACATGTGGGCGCTGGGAGCCTTTGGAGTAGGTGCGCTTGTCATAGGAGTCAGTACAGACCAGGGATTCCCTGTCAACCAGTATTATGTGCCCCATGGCATTATGATCGGCGCTGGCCTTGTAGCGCTGATCCAGGTGGGAGTGATGCTTTTCAAAAAGGATGACGGAAAGAGCAGTGTGGCGGGGAGGTTTACGAGCAGCATTTCAGATATGAGAGGCGCCCTTGTGAAAGGCTATATCGCATATGTGGTTGTCGCCATAGGACTTGCAGTTGTGGCGGGCCTGTATACGCAGATGTCAGTGCCGCAGCTCATTATATGGGTGATATATGCGGCATTTTCAGCGATTGCATCTGAATTGATCGTGGGGATGTCCGCAATGCATTCCGGCTGGTTCCCGGGATTTGCCACAGCTCTTATTTTCCTTCTGGTGGGAATGATGATGGGGTTCCCCAGGCTGCCCCTGGGGATTCTGGCAGGCTATACAGCAGCTACGGGCCCTGCATTTTCAGATATGGCGTACGATCTTAAATGTGGCTACATACTCCGCGGAAGAGGGGCGGATCCAGAGTTTGAACGTATTGGAAGAAAGCAACAGTTTATGGCAGAAACAATGTCATTCTTTGTAGCTTTTGCTGTAGTGCTGGTTATGTGGAATACATATTTTCAGCAGGATCTTATGGCTCCCGTGGCCCGTACGTTTGTGACAACTATTGATGCGGGTTCTAGTCCGGAGATTGCAAAATGGCTGATTATCTTTGCCATACCAGGCGCTATCCTTCAATTTGTCGGAGGGGCGAAAAAGCAGCTGGGTGTTCTTTTTGCCACAGGCCTTCTTGTGGGAAGTACGATCACGGGCATCACAGTTATTGCTGCCCTAATTATCAGAATAATTGTTGTAAAAACGAAAGGGGAGGAAGGGCAAAGTATCCTTTATATCCTCGGAGCGGGCGCAATTGCAGGCTCTGCGATTTATAGTTTCTTTACATCTACTTTGCAGCTTGGTAAAAAGAGGTCTTAA
- a CDS encoding cytosine permease, with protein sequence MAKEKNSEKTVIVDEPMTPVPLEQRQSWITPAVIFGGLEFCVPILMIGATLIGAFGLKGMVPVVLFTFLILTWVGNTLSGYIGAKTGLSSSVIARQGFGDKQAKFIIALVIGVISMGWWAIQTSVTGNALCVILGIDYTSNRVAWAIVTIIVGFLFALPSIIGYASMKWTDYLAVPCGLILCVAGIYLALKNVGWSGIMSYQGTGDLTFAAGVTMLLGMNVSQFVIAADYTRYAKPTWRDNILIPLGIVAIGIPLVFIGAIMAAGNGTADIVAVMQNLGFPVWGFIVLWLASWTSQLVNNYTMGLSFSNILNVTSNKGRATVTLVGTVLSIILSLWGILDHFQDLLSLAALLYPAIAGVMFVDFFVRKEKWEDKLGWNFMATIAMVVGTAVGYVTTYVVVIGIPPLQSLLITGVVYYIAMKIKSKSAPDKFTEGMFE encoded by the coding sequence ATGGCAAAGGAAAAGAATTCGGAGAAAACTGTAATTGTAGATGAGCCAATGACTCCAGTTCCGCTGGAACAGCGGCAGAGTTGGATAACACCGGCTGTGATTTTTGGGGGACTGGAGTTTTGTGTTCCCATACTAATGATTGGCGCAACATTAATTGGTGCATTTGGCCTTAAGGGCATGGTTCCAGTTGTATTGTTTACCTTTTTGATACTTACATGGGTAGGAAATACATTAAGTGGCTACATAGGGGCGAAAACAGGACTTTCTTCATCAGTTATTGCACGTCAGGGATTCGGGGACAAACAGGCTAAGTTTATCATTGCTCTAGTGATTGGCGTGATCAGCATGGGGTGGTGGGCCATACAGACATCTGTTACTGGAAATGCGCTCTGTGTAATTCTTGGGATTGACTACACGTCTAATAGGGTTGCCTGGGCGATCGTCACTATAATAGTAGGCTTTTTATTCGCCTTACCATCTATTATTGGGTATGCATCAATGAAATGGACTGATTATCTGGCAGTGCCCTGCGGGTTGATTTTATGTGTGGCTGGTATCTACCTGGCATTGAAGAATGTGGGGTGGTCTGGCATAATGAGTTACCAGGGAACCGGAGATCTTACTTTTGCAGCCGGAGTGACAATGCTTCTTGGCATGAATGTGTCCCAGTTTGTAATCGCAGCGGACTACACCAGATATGCGAAACCTACTTGGAGGGATAATATACTGATACCTTTGGGGATCGTAGCTATCGGTATCCCCCTTGTGTTTATTGGAGCTATTATGGCGGCGGGAAACGGTACCGCAGATATCGTGGCAGTTATGCAGAATTTGGGATTCCCAGTATGGGGGTTCATAGTCCTGTGGCTTGCTTCCTGGACTAGTCAGCTTGTAAATAACTATACGATGGGACTTTCTTTTTCAAATATTTTAAATGTTACATCGAATAAAGGAAGGGCCACAGTAACACTGGTGGGAACAGTATTGTCAATCATTCTCTCCCTGTGGGGAATCCTAGATCATTTTCAGGATCTGCTGAGCCTGGCAGCATTGCTCTATCCCGCCATCGCTGGGGTTATGTTTGTGGATTTCTTTGTACGGAAGGAAAAATGGGAAGACAAACTTGGATGGAATTTTATGGCAACAATTGCAATGGTAGTTGGTACGGCAGTGGGTTATGTGACTACATACGTAGTTGTCATTGGAATTCCGCCTTTACAGTCATTACTTATAACGGGCGTGGTTTATTATATCGCTATGAAGATTAAGTCTAAATCAGCTCCAGATAAGTTTACAGAGGGCATGTTTGAATAG
- the pepD gene encoding beta-Ala-His dipeptidase, which translates to MIDESKVISYFKKVCSIPRASGDEKAISDYIVEFARERGLDVNRDMYNNMIIRKPATAGAGSEAVILQGHLDMVYVKEDGSTHVYENGIEVKEDDEYYFAEGTSLGSDNGIAIAYCLALLDSDDIVHPDLEIIFTVKEEVGLIGADTIDISSLKGTRFINLDSEEEGVFYTSCAGGLRCRMIWNLETEILHEKWIPVRVTLKGLAGGHSGINIGMGLGNSIVLLGRLMYFLKDSQVRISSLDAPGKANAIANNGSMCLCVRPEDLEAVKEEIVKAEKVFQAELQYTDSVFLEVTEGQAAEGSEVYTKKYQNGIMNSLMLIPYGVAGYSFAIDGLIETSMNMGSLTLEDGKLTLLMSLRSSVESQKYLLRDKIQIIADENCDTCIFESDYPGWQYRKESPLRDTATALYEKMFHKKAEVAAIHAGLECGYWDSKKPGMDIISTGPNLYDVHSTKEKVSKESISHMWQYLVELLKELAQ; encoded by the coding sequence GTGATAGATGAAAGCAAGGTAATTTCATATTTTAAAAAAGTCTGTTCTATACCAAGGGCATCCGGGGATGAGAAAGCTATCAGTGATTATATCGTAGAGTTTGCCCGAGAGCGGGGATTGGATGTAAACAGGGATATGTATAATAATATGATTATACGGAAACCGGCCACAGCAGGTGCAGGCAGTGAGGCAGTCATTTTGCAGGGACATCTGGATATGGTATATGTAAAAGAGGATGGCAGTACCCACGTATATGAAAACGGAATTGAAGTTAAAGAGGATGATGAGTATTATTTCGCAGAGGGAACTTCGCTGGGATCAGACAACGGAATTGCAATTGCATACTGCCTGGCTCTGCTTGACAGTGATGATATCGTGCATCCTGACCTGGAGATTATTTTTACAGTAAAGGAGGAGGTAGGGTTAATCGGGGCGGATACTATTGACATTTCTTCTTTGAAAGGAACACGTTTTATTAATCTGGATTCTGAGGAAGAGGGAGTGTTTTATACAAGCTGTGCAGGCGGTTTAAGGTGCAGAATGATCTGGAACCTGGAAACAGAAATACTGCATGAAAAATGGATACCTGTCAGGGTAACGTTAAAGGGATTGGCAGGCGGCCATTCAGGAATTAATATTGGGATGGGACTTGGCAATTCAATAGTGCTTCTTGGAAGACTTATGTATTTCCTGAAAGATTCTCAGGTACGTATAAGCAGCCTGGACGCGCCAGGAAAAGCAAATGCTATTGCAAATAACGGCAGTATGTGCCTTTGCGTTAGGCCCGAGGATCTGGAGGCAGTAAAAGAAGAGATTGTAAAAGCGGAAAAAGTGTTTCAGGCAGAATTGCAGTACACAGACTCTGTTTTTCTGGAAGTGACAGAGGGGCAGGCTGCTGAGGGCAGTGAAGTTTATACAAAGAAGTACCAAAATGGAATTATGAACAGCTTGATGCTGATTCCCTATGGTGTGGCTGGTTATTCTTTTGCAATTGACGGACTGATTGAGACGTCAATGAATATGGGGTCATTGACTTTAGAGGACGGGAAGCTGACACTTCTGATGTCTCTTAGAAGTTCTGTGGAATCACAAAAATATTTATTGAGGGATAAAATACAGATTATTGCAGATGAGAATTGTGATACATGTATTTTTGAGAGTGATTATCCGGGATGGCAGTATCGGAAAGAATCACCGCTGCGGGATACAGCGACTGCCCTCTACGAAAAAATGTTCCACAAGAAAGCAGAAGTTGCAGCAATACATGCTGGCCTGGAATGTGGGTATTGGGACAGTAAAAAACCAGGGATGGATATTATTTCAACAGGGCCTAACCTATATGATGTTCACTCTACAAAGGAGAAGGTGTCAAAAGAATCTATTTCCCATATGTGGCAGTATCTTGTGGAATTGCTGAAAGAATTGGCTCAATAG